One segment of Pseudomonas asgharzadehiana DNA contains the following:
- a CDS encoding type 1 glutamine amidotransferase produces the protein MNVHFLVHESYEAPGAFEGWVTARGYQATYSRVYLNEALPADAGSFDLLVVLGGPQDPATTPAQCAHFDAAAECQLIHTAILSRRAVVGVCLGSQLIGEALGAAFDHSPEKEIGKFAISLTAEGLANPKFSHFGSTLDVGHWHNDMPGLTPDAKVIAHSEGCPRQIVEYTPLVYGFQCHMELTRDVVELLIQASEAQLRTLTDHRFVQQPAELRDNDYAEMNQKLFVFLDKLVADYQAG, from the coding sequence TTGAACGTCCATTTTCTGGTGCATGAGTCTTACGAAGCCCCCGGTGCATTTGAAGGCTGGGTAACCGCTCGCGGTTATCAAGCGACGTATTCGCGCGTCTACCTGAATGAAGCGCTGCCGGCCGATGCGGGCTCATTCGACCTGTTGGTGGTGCTGGGTGGCCCACAAGACCCGGCGACTACGCCCGCACAATGCGCGCATTTCGACGCCGCGGCCGAGTGTCAGCTCATTCACACCGCCATTTTGTCGCGACGCGCTGTGGTTGGGGTTTGCCTGGGGTCGCAATTGATAGGCGAGGCATTGGGGGCCGCTTTCGACCACAGCCCCGAGAAGGAAATCGGCAAATTTGCGATTTCCCTGACCGCTGAGGGGTTGGCTAATCCAAAGTTTTCGCACTTTGGAAGCACCTTGGACGTCGGCCATTGGCACAACGACATGCCAGGGCTTACCCCGGATGCCAAAGTCATTGCCCACAGCGAGGGTTGCCCGCGTCAGATCGTCGAATACACGCCTTTGGTGTATGGCTTTCAATGCCATATGGAACTCACCAGAGACGTCGTGGAATTGTTGATCCAGGCCTCTGAAGCGCAATTGCGAACGCTCACCGACCACCGCTTTGTTCAGCAGCCCGCCGAGTTGCGAGATAACGATTACGCTGAAATGAACCAGAAGCTGTTTGTGTTTTTGGACAAGCTGGTCGCCGATTACCAGGCAGGATGA
- a CDS encoding AraC family transcriptional regulator — protein MSDLPSNAAYSKRFDAVLAFIEANLEGDLCVKTLSRVANFSTFHFHRQFTAFVGVPVSRYVQLMRLRRAAHGLSSRADYSVLDAAVGAGFESPEAFSRAFRRAFGMAPSAFRKRPDWHVWNAVFAIPHFSRSVVMQVRIVEFQAVRVAVLEHCGAPARVSESVGQFIQWRLRSGQSPVASSRSFGIAFGNPDTTPADEFRFAICGEVREAVSANEFGVTERVIPGGRCVVVRHTGSPDHIAESIYPIYRDWLPGSGEELRDHPLFFEYLSVFPETPQDQWQTDIYVPLQSL, from the coding sequence GTGTCTGACTTGCCGAGCAATGCCGCCTACAGCAAACGTTTCGATGCGGTACTCGCCTTTATCGAGGCGAACCTTGAAGGCGACCTGTGCGTGAAGACGTTGAGCCGTGTGGCGAATTTTTCGACGTTTCACTTTCACCGGCAATTCACCGCGTTCGTGGGCGTGCCGGTTTCACGTTATGTGCAACTGATGCGACTACGGCGCGCGGCGCACGGCTTGTCTTCCAGGGCTGATTATTCGGTGCTGGACGCCGCCGTTGGGGCGGGCTTCGAAAGCCCCGAAGCGTTTTCCAGAGCATTCAGGCGGGCGTTCGGTATGGCGCCGAGCGCCTTTCGAAAACGACCGGATTGGCATGTGTGGAACGCGGTATTCGCCATCCCTCATTTTTCCAGGAGCGTTGTCATGCAGGTAAGAATTGTAGAGTTTCAAGCCGTCAGGGTTGCCGTCCTCGAGCACTGCGGTGCGCCAGCGCGGGTGAGTGAAAGCGTGGGTCAATTTATCCAGTGGCGCCTGCGCAGTGGACAGTCGCCGGTGGCATCCAGTCGCAGTTTTGGTATTGCGTTCGGTAACCCTGATACGACCCCGGCCGATGAGTTCCGGTTTGCGATCTGCGGCGAAGTGCGCGAGGCGGTAAGCGCGAATGAGTTTGGCGTGACTGAGCGCGTTATCCCCGGCGGGCGTTGCGTCGTGGTGCGGCATACGGGCTCGCCGGATCACATCGCAGAATCGATTTATCCGATCTATCGCGATTGGCTGCCCGGCAGTGGCGAGGAGCTTCGCGACCACCCGCTGTTCTTCGAGTACCTGAGTGTTTTCCCCGAGACACCGCAGGATCAGTGGCAGACCGATATTTACGTGCCGTTGCAATCGCTTTGA
- a CDS encoding VOC family protein, with protein MTAKNTLCLWYNGTAEEAANFYAKTFPDSAVNAVRRAPSDFPSGKRGDVLTVEFTVLGIPCIGLNGGPMFTHSEAFSFQIATDDQAETDRYWNAIIDNGGQPSACGWCKDKWGLSWQITPRVLTDAVAHTDPQIARRAFEAMMTMTKIDIAAIEAAVAGHSAGHT; from the coding sequence ATGACTGCTAAAAACACCCTCTGCCTCTGGTACAACGGCACCGCCGAGGAGGCTGCCAACTTTTACGCCAAGACCTTCCCCGACAGCGCGGTGAACGCCGTACGCCGGGCGCCGAGTGATTTCCCGTCCGGCAAACGAGGCGACGTACTGACCGTCGAATTCACCGTACTGGGCATCCCTTGCATCGGCTTGAACGGCGGCCCGATGTTTACCCATAGCGAGGCGTTCTCGTTCCAGATCGCCACCGATGATCAGGCCGAAACGGATCGATACTGGAACGCCATTATCGACAACGGCGGCCAGCCCAGCGCTTGCGGCTGGTGCAAGGACAAGTGGGGGTTGTCGTGGCAAATCACGCCTCGCGTGTTGACGGATGCGGTGGCACACACCGATCCGCAAATAGCTCGGCGTGCGTTTGAAGCGATGATGACCATGACAAAAATCGACATTGCCGCCATCGAAGCCGCCGTGGCTGGGCATTCAGCAGGTCATACTTGA
- the dapA gene encoding 4-hydroxy-tetrahydrodipicolinate synthase: MSSFQGIWVPVVTPFNHGAIDFIGLRRLVGHLLEKHVAGIMVCTTTGEAAALSREEQLAVLDAVLQVAPAHRVVMGLAGNNQIELLGFQSEILKRPVAGLLVPAPSYIRPSQAGLAAFFRTVADASSVPIILYDIPYRTGATFEQATLLSIVAHERIVAIKDCGGNLGNTLALLASGEVDVLCGEDVQIFNALCLGATGAIAASAHVRTEEFVALCQQVRDNQWVEARATFFALLPLINTLFIEPNPAPVKAALALQGLIGSELRAPLQSASDATRTQLNSLLS; encoded by the coding sequence ATGTCATCGTTTCAAGGTATCTGGGTTCCCGTAGTCACACCGTTCAATCACGGCGCCATCGACTTCATCGGCCTGCGCCGGCTGGTCGGCCATCTGCTGGAAAAGCACGTGGCCGGGATCATGGTGTGCACCACCACCGGCGAAGCTGCCGCGCTCAGCCGAGAGGAACAACTGGCGGTGCTGGATGCGGTGTTGCAAGTGGCGCCCGCGCACCGTGTGGTGATGGGCCTGGCAGGCAATAACCAGATTGAGTTGTTGGGGTTTCAGAGCGAAATCCTCAAGCGCCCGGTGGCGGGCTTGCTGGTGCCGGCGCCAAGTTACATCCGCCCGTCCCAGGCCGGCCTTGCGGCGTTCTTTCGCACCGTGGCGGATGCGTCCAGCGTGCCGATCATTCTCTACGATATTCCCTACCGCACCGGCGCGACCTTTGAGCAGGCCACCTTGCTGAGCATCGTCGCCCATGAGCGCATCGTGGCGATCAAGGACTGTGGCGGCAACCTGGGTAATACCTTGGCGCTGTTGGCCAGTGGTGAAGTGGACGTGTTGTGCGGCGAGGATGTGCAGATCTTCAACGCCCTGTGCCTGGGTGCCACGGGGGCGATTGCGGCGTCGGCCCATGTGCGCACCGAAGAGTTCGTGGCGCTGTGCCAGCAAGTACGGGATAACCAATGGGTCGAAGCGCGGGCCACGTTCTTCGCATTGTTGCCGCTGATCAACACCTTGTTCATTGAACCCAACCCGGCCCCCGTGAAGGCCGCCCTGGCGTTACAGGGCTTGATCGGCAGCGAGTTGCGGGCACCGCTGCAAAGCGCCAGCGACGCGACCCGGACTCAACTGAACAGCCTGCTCAGCTAG
- a CDS encoding OsmC domain/YcaO domain-containing protein yields the protein MEIKVNFLDNLRLEAKFDDFTVIADQPIRYKGDGSAPGPFDYFLASSALCAAYFVKLYCQTRNIPTDNIRLSQNNIVDPENRYNQIFKIQVELPADISDKDRQGILRSIDRCTVKKVVQAGPEFVIEEVENLDADAQALLMPGSTSQGGTYIAGKDLPLEQTIANMSGILAGLGMKIEIASWRNIVPNVWSLHIRDAHSPMCFTNGKGATKEGALASALGEFIERLNCNFFYNDQFWGEELANAPFVHYPDERWFQPGPNDELPSEILDAYCRKVYDREGELRGSHLFDTNSGNEARGIVSLPFVRQSDGEVVYFPSNLIENLYLSNGMSAGNTLAEAQVQCLSEIFERAVKREIIEGEFALPDVPAEVLAKYPGIVAGIEGLQAQGFPVLVKDASLGGEFPVMCVTLMNPRTGGVFASFGAHPSLEVALERSLTELLQGRSFEGLNDLPQPTFEAQAVTEPNNFVEHFIDSSGVVSWRFFSAQSEYEFVEWDFSGEGEDSNAQEAATLFGILEGMGKETYMAVYEHLGATACRILVPDYSEIYPVDDLIWDNTNKALFFRADILNLHSLDEDELQALVERLIESELDDYTDITTLIGIEFDDNTAWGQLTILELKLLIFLALKQYEEAKECVEMFLQYNDNTAERGLFYQAMNAVLEIELDDDLERADYAVNLRRMFGDERMDAVMGSVDGSVRFYGLTPTSIKLEGLDRHLRLIESYKKLHSARARVTSAG from the coding sequence ATGGAAATCAAGGTCAACTTTCTCGACAACCTCCGGCTTGAAGCCAAGTTCGATGACTTCACGGTGATTGCCGACCAACCCATTCGCTACAAGGGCGATGGTTCGGCGCCGGGGCCATTCGACTATTTCCTCGCTTCGTCGGCGTTGTGCGCGGCGTACTTTGTGAAGTTGTACTGCCAGACCCGCAATATCCCCACCGACAATATTCGCCTGTCGCAGAACAATATCGTCGACCCGGAAAACCGCTATAACCAGATCTTCAAAATCCAGGTGGAGTTGCCGGCGGATATTTCCGATAAGGACCGCCAGGGCATCCTGCGCTCCATCGACCGTTGCACCGTGAAGAAAGTGGTGCAGGCCGGGCCGGAGTTTGTGATCGAGGAAGTGGAAAACCTCGACGCCGATGCCCAGGCCTTGTTGATGCCCGGCAGTACCTCGCAAGGGGGCACGTACATTGCCGGCAAGGACCTGCCGCTGGAGCAGACCATCGCCAATATGTCGGGGATCCTCGCCGGCCTGGGGATGAAGATCGAGATCGCCTCGTGGCGCAATATCGTGCCTAACGTGTGGTCGCTGCATATTCGCGATGCGCACTCGCCGATGTGCTTCACCAACGGCAAGGGCGCGACCAAAGAGGGCGCCTTGGCGTCGGCGCTGGGCGAGTTTATCGAGCGGCTCAATTGCAACTTCTTCTATAACGACCAGTTCTGGGGTGAGGAACTGGCCAACGCGCCGTTCGTTCACTATCCGGATGAGCGCTGGTTCCAACCGGGACCCAACGACGAATTGCCCAGCGAAATCCTCGACGCCTACTGCCGCAAGGTCTACGACCGCGAAGGCGAGTTGCGCGGCTCGCACCTGTTCGACACCAACTCGGGCAACGAAGCGCGTGGCATTGTTTCGCTGCCGTTCGTGCGCCAGTCGGATGGCGAGGTGGTGTACTTCCCGTCCAACCTGATCGAAAACCTTTACCTGAGCAACGGTATGAGCGCGGGCAACACCTTGGCCGAAGCCCAGGTGCAATGCCTGTCGGAGATCTTCGAGCGGGCGGTCAAGCGCGAAATCATCGAAGGGGAATTTGCCCTGCCGGACGTGCCGGCCGAGGTGCTGGCCAAGTACCCAGGCATTGTGGCGGGCATTGAGGGCTTGCAGGCCCAGGGCTTCCCGGTACTGGTCAAGGACGCGTCGCTGGGCGGTGAATTCCCGGTGATGTGCGTGACCTTGATGAACCCGCGCACCGGCGGCGTGTTTGCCTCGTTCGGCGCTCACCCAAGCCTGGAAGTGGCGCTGGAGCGCAGCCTTACCGAACTGCTGCAAGGCCGCAGTTTCGAAGGCTTGAACGACTTGCCGCAGCCGACCTTCGAAGCCCAGGCCGTGACTGAGCCGAACAACTTCGTCGAACACTTCATCGATTCCAGCGGCGTGGTGTCGTGGCGTTTTTTCAGCGCGCAGTCGGAATATGAATTTGTCGAATGGGACTTCTCGGGCGAGGGCGAAGACTCCAACGCCCAAGAGGCCGCGACCTTGTTCGGCATTCTCGAAGGCATGGGCAAAGAAACCTATATGGCGGTGTACGAACACCTCGGCGCCACCGCCTGCCGCATCCTGGTACCGGATTACTCGGAAATCTACCCGGTGGACGATCTGATCTGGGACAACACCAACAAAGCGCTGTTCTTCCGCGCCGATATCCTCAACCTGCACAGCCTTGACGAGGACGAGCTGCAAGCGTTGGTCGAGCGCCTGATCGAAAGCGAGCTGGACGACTACACCGACATCACCACGCTGATCGGCATCGAGTTCGACGACAACACGGCGTGGGGCCAACTGACCATCCTGGAGTTGAAGCTGCTGATTTTCCTGGCCTTGAAGCAGTATGAAGAAGCCAAGGAATGCGTAGAGATGTTCCTGCAGTACAACGACAATACCGCCGAACGTGGGCTGTTCTATCAGGCGATGAACGCGGTGCTGGAGATAGAACTGGACGACGACCTGGAACGGGCGGATTACGCGGTCAACTTGCGCCGCATGTTCGGCGATGAGCGCATGGACGCAGTGATGGGGTCGGTGGACGGCAGCGTGCGGTTCTACGGCTTGACGCCGACCAGCATCAAGCTGGAAGGGCTGGACCGGCATCTGCGTTTGATCGAGAGCTACAAAAAGCTGCACAGCGCGCGGGCTCGCGTCACCTCGGCAGGCTGA